One segment of Sphingomonas morindae DNA contains the following:
- a CDS encoding phosphoketolase family protein — MTDAAHPLDAAEAALIDRYWRAANYLSVGQIYLLDNPLLRVPLEAAHIKPRLLGHWGTTPGLNFIYAHLNRVIRARDLDMLYICGPGHGGPGMVANTYLEGSYSEIYPEIAENEAGMKRLFRQFSFPGGIPSHAAPETPGSIHEGGELGYALVHAYGAAFDNPDLVVACVVGDGEAETGPLAASWHGNKFLDPRHDGAVLPILHLNGYKIAGPTIFGRMDDAALRQFFEALGHDPLFVCGDDPLVMHQAMAAAMDQALTAIAAIQAAARAGQAAPAAAPPRWPMIVLRSPKGWTGPKQVDGKRVEGFWRAHQVPIAAARENADHRALLESWMRGYRIEELFDGEGRLLPELRALAPVGGKRMGASLYANGGRRAPLDRPDWRAFEVAVPHPGGAVAEATRAAGAYLAELLRRSEAARNFRVMGPDETASNRLSAVFDVSDRAWMERIEPYDEGLARGGRVMEVLSEHLCQGWLEGYTLTGRHGLFNCYEAFVHIVDSMFNQHAKWLKVSRALDWRRPVPSLTYLLSSHVWRQDHNGFSHQDPGFIDHVVNKKADIVRVYLPPDANCLLRTLDHCLGTHDRINVIVAGKQPAPQWLTAEQAEIHCAAGLGIWHWAGSEQPGEAPDLVLACCGDVPTLETIAAADLLRQHLPDLRVRVVNVVDLMTLQPREEHPHGLTDADFEAIFTRTRPILFAYHGYPWLIHRLTYRRASHANLHVRGFKEEGTTTTPFDMVVRNDLDRYHLAMDAIARVPGLADTAGPARQAFRDALIAHHDYVTTHGEDMPEIRDWSWPYQTAADAGD, encoded by the coding sequence ATGACCGATGCCGCCCACCCGCTGGACGCCGCCGAGGCGGCCCTGATCGATCGCTACTGGCGCGCCGCCAACTATCTCTCGGTCGGCCAGATCTACCTGCTCGACAATCCGCTGCTGCGCGTGCCGCTCGAGGCCGCGCACATCAAGCCGCGTCTGCTCGGCCATTGGGGCACCACCCCCGGCCTCAACTTCATCTATGCCCATCTCAACCGCGTGATCCGCGCGCGCGATCTCGACATGCTCTATATCTGCGGACCCGGCCATGGCGGGCCGGGCATGGTGGCCAACACCTATCTCGAGGGCAGCTACAGCGAGATCTATCCCGAGATCGCCGAGAACGAGGCCGGCATGAAGCGGCTGTTCCGGCAATTCTCCTTTCCCGGCGGCATTCCCAGCCACGCCGCGCCCGAAACGCCCGGCTCGATCCATGAGGGCGGCGAGCTTGGCTATGCGCTCGTCCACGCCTATGGCGCCGCCTTCGACAATCCCGATCTGGTCGTCGCCTGCGTGGTCGGCGATGGCGAGGCCGAGACGGGGCCGCTCGCCGCCTCGTGGCACGGCAACAAGTTCCTCGATCCCCGCCACGATGGCGCGGTGCTGCCGATCCTGCACCTGAACGGCTACAAGATCGCCGGGCCGACCATTTTCGGCCGGATGGACGATGCCGCGCTGCGCCAATTCTTCGAGGCGCTCGGCCATGATCCGCTGTTCGTCTGCGGCGACGATCCGCTGGTGATGCACCAGGCGATGGCGGCGGCGATGGACCAGGCGCTCACCGCCATCGCCGCGATCCAGGCGGCGGCCCGTGCCGGGCAGGCCGCGCCCGCCGCCGCGCCGCCGCGCTGGCCGATGATCGTGCTGCGCAGCCCCAAGGGCTGGACCGGCCCCAAGCAGGTCGACGGCAAGCGCGTCGAGGGCTTTTGGCGCGCGCATCAGGTGCCGATCGCCGCCGCGCGCGAGAATGCGGATCATCGCGCGCTGCTCGAATCCTGGATGCGCGGCTATCGGATCGAGGAGCTGTTCGACGGCGAGGGCCGGCTGCTGCCCGAGCTGCGCGCGCTCGCGCCGGTCGGCGGCAAGCGCATGGGCGCCTCGCTCTATGCCAATGGCGGCCGCCGCGCGCCGCTCGACCGGCCCGACTGGCGCGCCTTCGAGGTGGCGGTGCCGCACCCCGGCGGCGCCGTCGCCGAGGCGACGCGCGCGGCCGGCGCCTATCTCGCCGAGCTGCTGCGGCGGAGCGAGGCGGCGCGCAATTTCCGCGTCATGGGGCCGGACGAGACGGCCAGCAACCGGCTCTCCGCCGTGTTTGACGTCAGCGACCGCGCCTGGATGGAGCGGATCGAGCCCTATGACGAGGGGCTGGCGCGCGGCGGGCGGGTGATGGAGGTCCTGTCCGAACATCTCTGCCAGGGCTGGCTCGAAGGCTATACGCTCACCGGCCGGCACGGCCTGTTCAACTGCTACGAGGCCTTTGTCCACATCGTCGATTCCATGTTCAACCAGCATGCCAAATGGCTGAAGGTCTCGCGCGCGCTGGACTGGCGGCGGCCGGTGCCGTCGCTCACCTATCTTCTGTCCAGCCATGTCTGGCGGCAGGATCATAACGGCTTCAGCCATCAGGATCCCGGCTTCATCGATCATGTCGTCAACAAGAAGGCCGACATCGTCCGCGTCTATCTGCCGCCCGACGCCAATTGCCTGCTGCGCACGCTGGACCATTGCTTGGGCACGCACGACCGGATCAACGTCATCGTCGCGGGCAAGCAGCCCGCGCCGCAATGGCTGACGGCGGAGCAGGCCGAGATCCACTGCGCCGCCGGCCTCGGCATCTGGCACTGGGCGGGCAGCGAGCAGCCCGGCGAGGCGCCCGACCTGGTGCTCGCCTGTTGCGGCGACGTGCCGACGCTGGAGACGATCGCCGCCGCCGATCTGCTGCGCCAGCACCTGCCCGATCTGCGCGTGCGGGTGGTGAATGTGGTCGATCTCATGACGCTCCAGCCGCGCGAGGAGCATCCGCACGGCCTCACCGATGCCGATTTCGAGGCGATCTTCACGCGCACCCGGCCGATCCTCTTCGCCTATCACGGCTATCCCTGGCTGATCCACCGGCTCACCTATCGCCGCGCCAGCCACGCCAATCTCCATGTCCGCGGCTTCAAGGAGGAGGGCACCACCACCACCCCGTTCGACATGGTGGTGCGCAACGATCTCGATCGCTACCATCTCGCCATGGATGCGATCGCGCGCGTGCCCGGCCTCGCCGATACCGCCGGCCCCGCGCGCCAGGCCTTTCGCGACGCACTGATCGCGCATCATGACTATGTCACCACCCATGGCGAGGACATGCCCGAGATCCGCGACTGGAGCTGGCCCTACCAGACCGCCGCCGACGCGGGCGACTGA
- a CDS encoding acetate/propionate family kinase yields MRGTILALNSGSSSLKFALFEADRGARAARVRGQIEGIGATPHLIAKDAAGACLIERRWSAGEDGTHEALLGTLLDWIDSQTGAAELVGVGHRVVHGGRDFTAPVRVDAAVLAALEALCPLAPLHQPHALNAMRAVAAHRPQVAQTACFDTAFHATMAEPARHFALPPDLAREGVLRYGFHGLSYTHVAHTLADIDPALAAGRVVVAHLGAGASLCAMAGGRSVDTSMGFSALDGLVMATRPGALDPGVILYLLQHKHWSPERIETLLYKESGLKGLTGGTGDMRALLESTEPAAEAAIALFLWRLAQGVGAMAAALGGLDGLVFTGGIGEHAAPIRARACARLAWLGLALDQAANEAARPVISAPGAPVTVRIVPADEERVIADQSLPLLAETDR; encoded by the coding sequence ATGCGCGGCACCATCCTCGCCCTGAACAGCGGCTCGTCGAGCCTCAAATTCGCCCTGTTCGAGGCCGATCGCGGCGCGCGCGCGGCGCGGGTGCGCGGGCAGATCGAGGGTATCGGCGCTACGCCGCACCTCATCGCCAAGGATGCCGCCGGCGCCTGTCTGATCGAGCGGCGCTGGTCCGCAGGCGAGGATGGCACGCACGAGGCGCTGCTCGGCACGCTGCTCGACTGGATCGACAGCCAGACGGGCGCTGCCGAGCTGGTCGGCGTCGGCCATCGCGTCGTTCATGGCGGGCGCGATTTCACCGCGCCGGTGCGGGTGGATGCGGCGGTGCTCGCCGCGCTGGAGGCGCTGTGCCCGCTCGCGCCGCTGCACCAGCCGCACGCGCTCAACGCGATGCGCGCGGTCGCCGCGCACCGCCCCCAGGTGGCGCAGACCGCCTGTTTCGATACCGCCTTCCACGCCACCATGGCCGAGCCGGCGCGCCACTTCGCGCTGCCGCCCGATCTCGCCCGCGAGGGCGTGCTGCGCTACGGCTTTCACGGCCTGTCCTACACGCATGTGGCGCACACGCTCGCGGACATTGATCCCGCGCTCGCCGCCGGGCGCGTGGTGGTGGCGCATCTCGGCGCCGGCGCCAGCCTCTGCGCCATGGCGGGCGGCCGCAGCGTCGATACCAGCATGGGCTTTTCCGCGCTCGACGGCCTGGTCATGGCCACGCGGCCGGGCGCGCTCGATCCCGGCGTGATCCTCTACCTGCTCCAGCACAAGCATTGGTCGCCGGAGCGGATCGAGACGCTGCTCTACAAGGAGTCCGGCCTCAAGGGGCTGACGGGCGGCACCGGCGATATGCGCGCCCTGCTCGAGAGCACCGAGCCGGCGGCGGAGGCGGCGATCGCGCTGTTCCTCTGGCGGCTGGCGCAGGGCGTGGGGGCGATGGCGGCGGCGCTGGGCGGGCTCGACGGGCTCGTCTTCACCGGCGGCATCGGCGAACATGCCGCGCCGATCCGCGCGCGCGCCTGCGCGCGGCTCGCCTGGCTCGGCCTCGCGCTCGATCAGGCCGCCAACGAAGCCGCCCGGCCGGTGATCAGCGCGCCCGGCGCGCCCGTCACCGTGCGGATCGTGCCGGCCGACGAGGAACGTGTGATCGCCGACCAAAGCCTCCCCCTGCTCGCGGAGACCGACCGATGA
- a CDS encoding NAD(P)/FAD-dependent oxidoreductase, whose product MQCSDILIVGAGHAGAQLAIALRQRGFAGTIRIVGEEPDLPYERPPLSKDYLSGARSFERILIRQPGFWTERAITIDTGVRIDAVDAEARTARAQDGRLFGYGALVWAAGGHARRLSCDGFALDGVHAVRSRADVDRMIAALDGVRRVAVIGGGYVGLEAAAVLRTLGKSVVVLEAQARVLARVAGVALSRFYEAEHRAQGVDVRLNVRVACIEGAEGRACGVRLADGTIVPADMVIVGIGIVPAVEPLIAAGARGGDGVAVDEHGRTSLPGIWAIGDCALHANAFAEGLPIRLESVQNANDMATNVAKALTNAPERYHALPWFWSNQYDLKLQTVGLSAGHDAEVVRGDPASRAFSIVYLKQGRVVAVDAVNAVKDFVQGRALVLAQAVIDPALLADAARPLKSLIAPDAPAGVA is encoded by the coding sequence ATGCAGTGCTCGGACATTCTGATCGTCGGCGCGGGCCATGCCGGCGCCCAGCTCGCGATCGCGCTGCGCCAGCGCGGCTTTGCGGGCACGATCCGGATCGTCGGCGAGGAACCCGATCTTCCCTATGAGCGGCCGCCGCTCTCGAAGGACTATCTCTCGGGCGCGCGGAGCTTCGAGCGCATCCTGATCCGCCAGCCGGGCTTCTGGACGGAGCGTGCGATCACGATCGACACGGGCGTGCGGATCGATGCGGTGGATGCCGAGGCCCGCACCGCGCGCGCGCAGGACGGCCGCCTCTTCGGCTATGGCGCGCTGGTATGGGCGGCGGGCGGCCATGCGCGCCGCCTGTCGTGCGACGGCTTCGCGCTCGACGGCGTCCATGCCGTCCGCAGCCGCGCCGATGTCGACCGGATGATCGCCGCGCTGGACGGGGTGCGGCGGGTCGCGGTGATCGGCGGCGGCTATGTCGGGCTCGAGGCGGCCGCCGTCCTGCGCACGCTCGGCAAATCGGTGGTGGTGCTGGAGGCGCAGGCGCGGGTGCTGGCGCGCGTCGCCGGCGTGGCGCTCTCGCGCTTCTACGAGGCCGAGCATCGCGCCCAGGGCGTGGATGTGCGGCTCAACGTGCGGGTCGCCTGCATCGAGGGCGCGGAGGGCCGGGCGTGCGGCGTGCGGCTGGCGGACGGCACGATCGTGCCCGCCGACATGGTGATCGTCGGCATCGGCATCGTGCCGGCGGTGGAACCGCTGATCGCGGCCGGCGCGCGCGGCGGCGACGGGGTGGCCGTCGACGAGCATGGCCGCACCTCGCTGCCGGGCATCTGGGCGATCGGCGATTGCGCGCTCCACGCCAACGCTTTTGCCGAGGGCCTGCCGATCCGGCTGGAATCGGTGCAGAACGCCAACGACATGGCGACCAATGTGGCGAAGGCGCTGACGAACGCGCCCGAACGCTATCACGCCCTGCCCTGGTTCTGGTCGAACCAATATGATCTCAAGCTTCAGACGGTGGGCCTCTCCGCCGGGCACGATGCCGAGGTGGTGCGCGGCGATCCCGCCAGCCGCGCCTTCTCCATCGTCTATCTCAAGCAGGGCCGGGTGGTGGCGGTGGACGCGGTCAATGCGGTGAAGGACTTCGTCCAGGGCAGGGCGCTGGTCCTCGCACAGGCGGTGATCGATCCGGCGCTGCTCGCCGACGCCGCGCGGCCGCTCAAGAGCCTGATCGCGCCCGATGCCCCGGCCGGAGTGGCGTGA
- a CDS encoding threonine aldolase family protein — translation MPSSQQFASDNYAGICPEVWRAMEAANTGSATAYGEDLWTQRASDAFRGLFGAACEVFFAFNGTAANSLALAALCQSYHSVICSAQAHVETDECGAPEFFSNGSKLLVAHTENGKLTAETIRALATGRSDIHFPKPRVVTITQPTETGQVYTVDEIRSLSAVCRELGLKLHMDGARFAHACATLGCDPADISWRAGVDVLCFGGTKNGMAVGEAVLFFDTELARDFDYRCKQAGQLASKMRFLSAPWVGLLESGAWLTNARHGNACALRLARAIADVPGVALMFPVEANAVFLKADAALLAALRARGWRFYTFIGGGARFMFAWDADPARVDALAADIRAAARAGGADAGEGRVAA, via the coding sequence ATGCCCAGCAGCCAGCAGTTCGCCAGTGACAATTATGCGGGGATCTGCCCCGAGGTGTGGCGCGCCATGGAGGCGGCGAACACCGGCTCCGCCACCGCCTATGGCGAGGATCTGTGGACGCAGCGCGCATCGGATGCGTTCCGCGGCCTGTTCGGGGCGGCGTGCGAGGTGTTCTTCGCCTTCAACGGAACCGCCGCCAATTCGCTGGCGCTCGCCGCGCTCTGCCAATCCTATCACAGCGTGATCTGCTCGGCGCAGGCGCATGTCGAGACCGACGAGTGCGGCGCGCCCGAATTCTTCTCCAACGGATCGAAGCTGCTGGTGGCGCACACCGAAAACGGCAAGCTCACGGCCGAGACGATCCGCGCGCTCGCCACCGGCCGCTCGGACATCCACTTTCCCAAGCCGCGCGTCGTCACCATCACCCAGCCGACCGAGACCGGCCAGGTCTATACGGTGGACGAGATCCGCAGCCTGTCGGCGGTCTGCCGCGAGCTTGGCCTCAAGCTCCACATGGATGGCGCGCGCTTCGCCCATGCCTGCGCCACGCTGGGCTGCGATCCGGCGGATATAAGTTGGCGCGCCGGGGTCGATGTGCTGTGCTTCGGCGGCACCAAGAACGGCATGGCGGTGGGCGAGGCGGTGCTGTTCTTCGATACCGAACTGGCGCGCGATTTCGATTATCGCTGCAAGCAGGCGGGCCAGCTCGCCTCCAAGATGCGCTTCCTGTCGGCGCCCTGGGTCGGGCTTCTGGAAAGCGGGGCGTGGCTCACCAATGCGCGGCACGGCAATGCGTGCGCCCTACGGCTCGCGCGGGCGATCGCGGACGTGCCCGGCGTGGCGCTGATGTTCCCGGTGGAGGCCAATGCGGTGTTCCTCAAGGCCGATGCGGCGCTGCTGGCGGCGCTGCGCGCGCGCGGCTGGCGCTTCTATACCTTCATCGGCGGCGGCGCCCGCTTCATGTTCGCCTGGGATGCCGATCCCGCGCGGGTGGACGCGCTCGCCGCCGATATCCGGGCGGCGGCGCGGGCCGGCGGGGCGGACGCCGGCGAGGGGCGGGTGGCGGCGTGA
- a CDS encoding DUF427 domain-containing protein: MRHPTPDPLKPGQESVWDYPRPAIAEAITAHIVVILGGETIAETQHAVRTLETSHPPSYYLPPDAVRAGVLLPATGSSFCEWKGDARYFDVVGGGVRRPRAAWSYPDPTPGFALLRDHIAFYAAAMDACFVDGERVVPQPGGFYGGWITTRVAGPFKGGPGSAGW; encoded by the coding sequence ATGCGCCATCCAACCCCCGACCCCCTCAAGCCCGGACAGGAGAGTGTCTGGGACTATCCCCGCCCCGCCATCGCCGAGGCGATCACGGCGCATATCGTCGTGATCCTCGGCGGCGAGACGATCGCCGAGACGCAGCATGCGGTCCGGACGCTCGAGACGAGCCATCCGCCGAGCTATTATCTGCCCCCGGACGCGGTGCGCGCGGGCGTGCTGCTCCCCGCGACGGGATCGAGCTTTTGCGAATGGAAGGGTGACGCCCGCTATTTCGACGTGGTGGGCGGCGGGGTGCGTCGCCCGCGCGCGGCGTGGAGCTATCCCGATCCGACCCCCGGCTTCGCGCTACTGCGCGACCATATCGCCTTCTACGCGGCGGCGATGGACGCCTGCTTCGTGGATGGCGAGCGGGTGGTGCCGCAGCCGGGCGGCTTTTACGGCGGCTGGATCACCACGCGCGTGGCCGGGCCGTTCAAGGGCGGCCCGGGCAGCGCGGGCTGGTGA
- a CDS encoding SDR family NAD(P)-dependent oxidoreductase, whose protein sequence is MRRAVVIGSGGGIGAALARRLAASAGFDMVHALSRHPPPNEGPGPLRPGYIDIGAPDSIAAAAAAIGGPLELVLIATGLLHEGEHRPERALKALDAAWLAGQFQINAIGPALVLRHFAPLLAGDRRAIIAALSARVGSISDNRLGGWYGYRASKAALNMIVRTAAIELARVRPAAICVGLHPGTVDTGLSRPFRSGVPAARRFTPEAAADRLLRVLDGLDARATGRCFAWDGSEVPP, encoded by the coding sequence GTGAGACGCGCCGTCGTGATCGGCAGCGGCGGCGGGATCGGCGCGGCGCTGGCGCGGAGGCTGGCGGCGAGCGCCGGCTTCGATATGGTCCACGCCCTCTCGCGCCATCCGCCCCCGAACGAGGGACCGGGGCCGCTGCGGCCGGGCTATATCGATATCGGCGCGCCCGACAGCATCGCGGCGGCGGCGGCGGCGATCGGCGGACCGCTCGAGCTGGTGCTCATCGCCACCGGGCTGCTGCACGAGGGCGAACACCGCCCCGAACGCGCGCTCAAGGCGCTGGACGCCGCCTGGCTCGCCGGCCAGTTCCAGATCAACGCGATCGGTCCGGCGCTGGTGCTGCGCCATTTCGCGCCGCTGCTCGCCGGCGATCGCCGCGCGATCATCGCCGCGCTCTCGGCGCGGGTCGGCAGCATCTCGGACAACCGGCTCGGCGGATGGTATGGCTATCGCGCCTCCAAGGCGGCGCTCAACATGATTGTCCGCACCGCCGCGATCGAACTCGCGCGGGTGCGGCCCGCCGCGATCTGCGTCGGCCTGCATCCGGGCACGGTGGATACCGGGCTCAGCCGGCCCTTCCGGAGCGGAGTGCCCGCGGCGCGGCGCTTCACCCCCGAGGCCGCCGCAGATCGGCTGCTCCGCGTGCTCGACGGGCTGGACGCGCGCGCCACCGGCCGCTGCTTCGCCTGGGACGGCAGCGAGGTGCCGCCCTGA
- a CDS encoding putative bifunctional diguanylate cyclase/phosphodiesterase produces MDEQSAHDLEEARLGALHHLCLLDTPASESFDRITRLAAQIFDLPIAAISLTDRDRQWFKSRIGVEHDHIARDQAPCAEVAERQDVLILSDLALCPAYAESRLARDGIRFYAGAPLVTRDGHGLGALCVLGTVPRVVSAAERAALRDLAAMVMAQIELQHAYGRVDPVSGFPNRNQFLEDLADLARDRPGASRIAVLIDLARHDELSALSRVMGAGRLDEMVREAAQALRARMPADRAAYHVAATQFAFLAPDGAALDDYVGLLKTHFLDARARSSVRFLTTVSIGVMPFTLGAITPEDVLRGGHSAAQDARTGDGAINIFSAAADGRHHRRLALIESFGSAFDSPGELRLVYQPRIALATGACVGAEALLRWHHPAHGEVPPAEFIPAVERTSLIARTTDWVMRAAVAQVGAWRRAGLVLPVSLNISAANLDEPDLPHRLERCLRAHDVPVELIEIELTESALMAETAQSTACLAALAAAGFRIAIDDFGTGYSSLAYLQRLPARIVKIDRAFVADIETREADRRLIRSMIRLAQDLGYEVVAEGIETMAVAAFLREQGCEQGQGYVFGRPMAPDALRAWIEAERRAAA; encoded by the coding sequence ATGGACGAACAGAGCGCCCACGATCTGGAGGAAGCCCGTCTGGGCGCGCTGCACCATTTGTGCCTGCTCGATACGCCGGCGAGCGAGAGCTTCGATCGCATCACCCGGCTGGCCGCGCAGATCTTCGATCTGCCGATCGCCGCCATCTCGCTCACCGATCGCGACCGGCAATGGTTCAAGTCGCGCATCGGCGTCGAGCATGATCATATCGCGCGCGATCAGGCGCCTTGCGCCGAAGTCGCGGAGCGGCAGGACGTGCTGATCCTGTCCGATCTCGCGCTATGCCCCGCTTATGCCGAAAGCCGGCTCGCGCGCGATGGCATCCGCTTCTATGCCGGCGCGCCGCTGGTCACGCGCGACGGCCACGGATTGGGCGCCCTGTGCGTGCTCGGCACCGTCCCGCGCGTTGTGAGCGCGGCGGAGCGGGCGGCGCTGCGCGATCTCGCGGCCATGGTGATGGCGCAGATCGAGCTGCAGCACGCCTATGGCCGCGTCGATCCCGTCAGCGGCTTCCCCAATCGCAACCAGTTTCTCGAGGATCTCGCCGATCTCGCGCGCGATCGGCCGGGCGCGTCGCGGATCGCGGTGCTGATCGATCTCGCCCGGCATGACGAGCTCAGCGCGCTCAGCCGCGTGATGGGCGCGGGCCGGCTGGACGAGATGGTGCGCGAGGCGGCGCAGGCGCTGCGCGCGCGCATGCCGGCGGATCGCGCCGCCTATCATGTGGCCGCCACCCAATTCGCCTTCCTCGCCCCGGACGGCGCCGCGCTGGACGATTATGTCGGCCTGCTGAAGACGCATTTCCTCGATGCGCGGGCACGCTCCTCGGTGCGCTTCCTCACCACCGTGTCGATCGGGGTGATGCCCTTCACGCTCGGCGCGATCACGCCCGAGGATGTGCTGCGCGGCGGCCACAGCGCCGCGCAGGATGCGCGCACGGGCGATGGCGCGATCAACATCTTCTCCGCCGCGGCGGACGGCCGCCACCATCGCCGGCTGGCGCTGATCGAATCCTTCGGCTCCGCCTTCGATAGCCCGGGCGAGCTGCGCCTCGTCTATCAGCCGCGGATCGCGCTCGCCACGGGCGCCTGTGTCGGCGCCGAGGCGCTGCTGCGCTGGCATCATCCCGCGCATGGCGAGGTTCCGCCGGCCGAGTTCATCCCGGCGGTGGAGCGCACCTCGCTGATCGCGCGCACCACCGATTGGGTGATGCGCGCCGCCGTCGCGCAGGTCGGCGCCTGGCGCCGCGCCGGCCTCGTCCTGCCCGTCTCGCTCAACATCTCCGCCGCCAATCTCGATGAGCCGGATCTGCCGCACAGGCTGGAGCGGTGCCTGCGCGCCCATGACGTGCCCGTCGAGCTGATCGAGATCGAGCTGACCGAAAGCGCGCTGATGGCGGAGACGGCGCAATCCACCGCCTGCCTCGCCGCGCTCGCCGCCGCCGGCTTCCGCATCGCCATCGACGATTTCGGCACCGGCTATAGCAGCCTCGCCTATCTCCAGCGGCTGCCCGCGCGGATCGTCAAGATCGACCGCGCCTTTGTCGCCGATATCGAGACGCGCGAGGCCGATCGCCGGCTGATCCGCAGCATGATCCGGCTGGCGCAGGATCTCGGCTATGAGGTGGTGGCCGAGGGGATCGAAACGATGGCCGTCGCCGCCTTCCTGCGCGAGCAGGGATGCGAGCAGGGCCAGGGCTATGTCTTCGGCCGGCCGATGGCGCCCGACGCGCTGCGCGCTTGGATCGAGGCGGAGCGCCGCGCCGCCGCCTGA